The following proteins come from a genomic window of Thiothrix unzii:
- a CDS encoding DUF2062 domain-containing protein, producing the protein MPRKFLRKFSPDPAKLKQHKHLQFLGDTLHLPYLWHLNRRNVASAFAIGLFAMWLPIPFQSIIAALLAVFFRANLPLAVALVFVTNPVTMPPMLYAAYELGAMIVGHPGTGFNFEPSLDWLMNGLILIWKPFVLGIALMAVISSLAGYYGVHLLWRLHLLQHLKERRARKLRPKKSAESNDTPPPQD; encoded by the coding sequence AAATTCTCACCAGATCCAGCCAAGCTAAAGCAGCATAAGCATCTCCAGTTTTTGGGGGATACTTTACACCTGCCCTACTTATGGCATCTGAATCGACGCAATGTCGCCTCTGCGTTTGCGATTGGTTTGTTTGCCATGTGGCTTCCCATCCCATTCCAGTCGATTATTGCCGCGTTGTTAGCGGTATTTTTTCGCGCTAATTTGCCTTTGGCAGTCGCATTGGTGTTTGTTACCAACCCAGTGACCATGCCGCCGATGCTGTATGCCGCTTATGAATTGGGTGCAATGATCGTCGGACACCCCGGCACAGGCTTTAACTTTGAACCCAGCCTTGACTGGCTGATGAACGGGTTAATCCTCATCTGGAAACCGTTTGTGCTGGGCATTGCGCTAATGGCAGTCATTTCTTCGCTGGCGGGATATTACGGTGTGCATTTATTGTGGCGTTTACACTTGTTGCAACATTTGAAAGAACGCCGGGCGCGTAAATTACGCCCTAAAAAATCCGCTGAGAGCAACGATACGCCACCACCGCAGGATTAA